A single region of the Polymorphum gilvum SL003B-26A1 genome encodes:
- a CDS encoding helix-turn-helix domain-containing protein: MERFEGGDRSQPAGILRSRRHPASCGDHLVRARLVMTEGLIAEGLGISPDEIHHSTRGRARSAEARQMVMYLAHVMLGLSLCEVGRRYRRDRSTVAHACRKWEDRRDDPYCDTFLTEVEQIVMGACRLRFNPTCGDKR, from the coding sequence ATGGAGCGTTTCGAAGGAGGGGATAGAAGTCAGCCTGCCGGAATCCTGCGGTCGCGCCGCCACCCGGCCTCCTGCGGAGACCACCTTGTCCGTGCCCGATTGGTGATGACCGAAGGCCTGATTGCCGAAGGCCTCGGCATCAGTCCGGACGAGATCCACCACTCCACGCGCGGCAGGGCGCGGTCGGCCGAGGCGCGCCAGATGGTGATGTATCTGGCGCATGTCATGCTGGGCCTGTCGCTCTGCGAGGTCGGCCGCCGCTATCGGCGCGATCGTTCGACCGTCGCCCACGCCTGCCGCAAATGGGAGGACCGGCGGGACGATCCTTACTGCGACACGTTCCTGACCGAAGTCGAGCAGATCGTGATGGGCGCATGCCGATTGCGCTTCAACCCCACCTGCGGAGACAAACGATGA
- a CDS encoding GGDEF domain-containing protein produces the protein MLRPLKKIVAFLRGSPSTEDGVDFKLLADTAMDLIVQLGPDRTIRYVSPSVTDLLGWHPEEITQEWAPFIHPDDLPILNASSLRLASGELDCYRAEFRVYAKDGSLRWMEGFSRRIPGETTAARGIVVTMRDITDRKELEERLALMAQTDGLTGLANRRAFDAALEREWQRTLREKSQISLLLIDLDHFKGINDMYGHQVGDDCLRAVAAVVGATARRPSDLAARYGGEELTLILPGTDKDAAAAIAEALRRDVEALRLPNEANPAGNGVLTVSIGAATAFARIGGSIAMPEGLVMAADNALYRAKEDGRNRVVTSVLLAPGDRL, from the coding sequence ATGTTACGTCCGCTCAAGAAAATCGTCGCGTTTCTGCGCGGCTCCCCCTCAACGGAGGACGGGGTCGACTTCAAGCTGCTCGCCGACACGGCCATGGATCTGATCGTCCAGCTCGGACCGGACCGGACCATTCGCTACGTCTCGCCGTCGGTCACCGACCTCCTGGGCTGGCACCCGGAGGAGATCACGCAAGAGTGGGCGCCGTTCATCCACCCGGACGACCTGCCGATCCTCAACGCCTCGTCCCTGCGTCTTGCGAGCGGGGAACTCGACTGCTACCGGGCAGAATTCCGTGTCTATGCCAAGGACGGCTCGCTGCGCTGGATGGAGGGCTTCTCCCGCCGCATTCCCGGCGAGACAACCGCCGCGCGCGGCATCGTCGTCACCATGCGCGACATCACGGACCGCAAAGAACTCGAGGAGCGGCTTGCCTTGATGGCGCAGACCGATGGCCTCACCGGCCTCGCCAACCGGCGCGCCTTCGATGCCGCTCTGGAGCGCGAGTGGCAGCGGACGCTGCGCGAGAAGTCGCAGATCTCCCTGCTCCTTATCGATCTCGACCATTTCAAGGGCATCAACGACATGTATGGCCATCAGGTCGGCGACGACTGCCTGCGCGCCGTTGCCGCCGTGGTCGGGGCGACCGCCCGTCGCCCTAGCGATCTCGCCGCGCGCTACGGCGGCGAGGAACTCACGCTCATTCTGCCCGGCACGGACAAGGACGCCGCGGCGGCCATCGCGGAGGCGCTGCGCCGCGACGTCGAGGCCCTGCGCCTGCCCAACGAGGCCAATCCGGCCGGCAACGGCGTGCTGACCGTCAGCATCGGCGCCGCCACCGCCTTCGCCCGCATCGGCGGCAGCATCGCCATGCCCGAGGGGCTGGTGATGGCCGCCGACAACGCGCTCTACCGGGCCAAGGAAGACGGCCGCAATCGCGTCGTGACCAGCGTTCTGCTTGCTCCCGGCGACCGGCTCTGA
- a CDS encoding putative monovalent cation/H+ antiporter subunit A, whose product MTPAAIDTTILAVLAPFAAAAIAPYATRLFKHNAAWALALVPAWIFFHFAGFVGPVAEGRTFVAAREWAPAYGINLSFYIDGLSTLFALLISGIGTFIILYAGGYLKGHPQQGRFFSFLFLFMGAMLGLVTGDNLITLFIFWELTSITSFLLIGFDHLRAASRRAALQALVVTGGGGLALLAGFLLIIQATGEIEMSQVLKSGDLLREHALYLPIFLLVLGGAFTKSAQFPFHFWLPNAMEAPTPVSAFLHSATMVKAGVYLLMRMHPVLGGTEAWTTVLPLFGGATLLVGTILAVRQTDLKLMLAYTTVASLGLLVMLTGTSHEKALEGAVLYLLAHSLFKGALFMVAGTIDHEAGTRDVTRLGGLRKAMPITFAAAALAGLSMSGLPPFIGFIAKEVLYYGTWGLPQGALVLTVVAVVGNALMLVIAAGVAVKPFFGPEVHTPKHAHEGPILLWAGPVVLSLTGLATALMTHATGDLLIGPMLSSLVGAPTAVELHLLPGYISAPLILSAITVALGIVLFLQLDRLRATVAAVLAAIGWGPDKGFDQAIAAIVRLSAAVTRIVQGGRMQTYMTLTFLITALAVLVPGYLADGWPALPPLPPLHFYEWAVLLIAVAGLGAVLVASTRLTAIVSLGIQGFAVAMIFMLFGAPDLSFTQFMVETLSVVILALVMTRLNLAPRDHRDAAARLFTGAIAIGVGGGLALTLMAVTQAPFDTRLSEFFSAYSRTIAHGRNIVNVIIVDFRGFDTLGEIAVVVLAGLCVLALIRIRTRPDRDVAKDVAASARRVGEAAEVH is encoded by the coding sequence ATGACGCCCGCCGCCATCGACACGACCATCCTCGCCGTGCTTGCGCCCTTCGCTGCGGCAGCCATCGCGCCCTATGCGACGCGGCTCTTCAAGCACAACGCCGCATGGGCGCTGGCGCTCGTGCCGGCCTGGATCTTCTTCCACTTCGCAGGCTTCGTCGGTCCTGTGGCCGAAGGCAGGACCTTCGTCGCCGCCCGCGAGTGGGCGCCGGCCTACGGCATCAACCTGTCATTCTACATCGACGGGCTGTCGACGCTGTTCGCGCTGCTGATCTCGGGCATCGGAACCTTCATCATCCTCTATGCCGGCGGCTACCTGAAGGGCCATCCCCAGCAGGGGCGGTTCTTCTCGTTCCTGTTCCTGTTCATGGGCGCGATGCTCGGGCTGGTGACCGGCGACAACCTGATCACGCTGTTCATCTTCTGGGAACTGACCTCGATCACCTCGTTCCTGCTGATCGGTTTCGACCACCTGCGCGCCGCCTCGCGCCGTGCCGCGCTGCAGGCGCTGGTCGTCACCGGCGGCGGCGGCCTGGCGCTGCTCGCCGGCTTCCTGCTGATCATCCAGGCGACCGGCGAAATCGAGATGTCGCAGGTGCTCAAGAGCGGCGACCTGCTGCGCGAGCACGCGCTCTACCTGCCGATCTTTCTGCTGGTGCTCGGCGGCGCCTTCACCAAGTCGGCGCAGTTCCCGTTCCACTTCTGGCTTCCCAACGCCATGGAGGCGCCGACGCCGGTGTCGGCCTTCCTGCATTCGGCGACCATGGTCAAGGCGGGCGTCTACCTGCTGATGCGCATGCATCCGGTGCTCGGCGGCACGGAGGCCTGGACCACGGTGCTGCCGCTGTTCGGCGGCGCCACGCTGCTGGTCGGCACCATCCTGGCGGTACGCCAGACCGACCTGAAGCTGATGCTCGCCTACACGACCGTCGCCTCGCTCGGCCTCCTGGTCATGCTGACCGGCACGAGCCACGAGAAGGCGCTGGAAGGGGCGGTGCTCTACCTGCTGGCACATTCGCTGTTCAAGGGCGCCCTGTTCATGGTCGCAGGCACCATCGACCACGAAGCCGGCACCCGCGACGTGACCAGGCTCGGCGGCTTGCGCAAGGCGATGCCGATCACCTTCGCAGCGGCCGCGCTTGCGGGTCTGTCGATGTCCGGCCTGCCGCCCTTCATCGGCTTCATCGCCAAGGAGGTGCTGTATTACGGCACCTGGGGCCTGCCGCAGGGCGCTCTGGTGCTGACCGTGGTCGCGGTCGTCGGCAATGCGCTGATGCTGGTGATCGCCGCGGGCGTCGCGGTCAAGCCGTTCTTTGGCCCCGAGGTGCATACGCCCAAGCATGCCCATGAAGGGCCGATCCTGCTCTGGGCCGGCCCGGTGGTGCTGTCGCTGACCGGCCTTGCCACGGCCCTGATGACCCATGCGACCGGCGATCTGCTCATCGGCCCGATGCTGTCCTCGCTCGTCGGCGCGCCGACGGCGGTGGAACTGCATCTGCTGCCCGGCTACATCTCCGCACCGCTGATCCTGTCCGCGATCACGGTCGCGCTCGGCATCGTGCTGTTCCTGCAACTGGACCGCCTGCGGGCGACCGTTGCCGCCGTGCTCGCGGCCATCGGCTGGGGTCCGGACAAAGGCTTCGACCAGGCGATTGCGGCGATCGTGCGCCTGTCGGCCGCCGTCACCCGCATCGTGCAGGGCGGCCGGATGCAGACCTACATGACGCTGACCTTCCTGATCACCGCACTGGCGGTTCTGGTGCCGGGCTACCTGGCAGACGGCTGGCCGGCCCTGCCGCCGCTGCCGCCTCTCCACTTCTACGAATGGGCGGTGCTGCTGATCGCGGTCGCTGGCCTTGGCGCGGTCCTCGTCGCCAGTACCCGCCTGACCGCGATCGTCTCGCTCGGCATCCAGGGCTTCGCGGTGGCGATGATCTTCATGCTGTTCGGCGCGCCGGACCTGTCCTTCACCCAATTCATGGTCGAAACGCTGTCCGTGGTGATCCTCGCGCTGGTGATGACCCGGCTCAACCTGGCCCCGCGCGATCATCGCGACGCCGCGGCGCGGCTGTTCACCGGCGCGATCGCGATCGGCGTCGGTGGCGGTCTGGCGCTGACGCTGATGGCGGTCACCCAGGCGCCGTTCGACACGCGCCTGTCGGAGTTCTTCAGCGCCTACAGCCGCACCATCGCCCACGGCCGCAACATCGTGAACGTGATCATCGTCGACTTCCGCGGCTTCGACACGCTCGGCGAGATTGCGGTGGTGGTGCTGGCCGGTCTGTGCGTGCTGGCGCTGATCCGGATCCGTACCCGGCCTGACCGCGACGTCGCCAAGGATGTCGCTGCATCGGCCCGCAGGGTCGGCGAAGCGGCGGAGGTCCACTGA
- a CDS encoding Na+/H+ antiporter subunit B, whose amino-acid sequence MRTIIFRTIAPYLAALMVLFSIFVLLRGHNEPGGGFIGGLIAASALAIYGIACGVTSVRRAIVVHPMSLSAFGLLIATLAGLPSLMMRQAFMTSQWLEVHVLGVQVDLSTPLVFDIGVYLVVVGAIGSIALALEERESD is encoded by the coding sequence ATGAGGACGATCATTTTCCGGACCATCGCGCCCTATCTCGCCGCGCTGATGGTGCTGTTCTCGATCTTCGTGCTTCTGCGCGGCCACAACGAACCGGGCGGCGGCTTCATCGGCGGCCTTATCGCGGCCTCGGCGCTGGCGATCTACGGCATCGCCTGTGGCGTCACGTCGGTGCGCCGGGCAATCGTGGTGCATCCGATGAGCCTGTCGGCCTTCGGCCTGCTGATTGCGACGCTGGCCGGCCTACCGTCGCTGATGATGCGGCAGGCGTTCATGACCAGCCAGTGGCTTGAGGTGCATGTGCTTGGCGTTCAGGTCGACCTGTCGACTCCCCTGGTGTTCGACATCGGCGTGTATCTCGTCGTGGTGGGGGCAATCGGCTCAATCGCCCTTGCGCTCGAGGAAAGGGAAAGCGACTGA
- the mnhG gene encoding monovalent cation/H(+) antiporter subunit G — MNALIDILVGCGLVVGAAFALVASIGILRLQDVYMRMHAASKAGTLGSGLMLLALALHAGDLGVITRAVAGVIFFVLTAPVSAHLLATASYKVGYRPCAATRIDALADSKIRRDAEAK; from the coding sequence ATGAACGCCCTGATCGATATCCTGGTCGGCTGCGGACTGGTCGTGGGCGCCGCCTTTGCGCTGGTCGCCTCCATCGGCATCCTGCGCCTGCAGGACGTCTACATGCGCATGCATGCCGCTTCCAAGGCGGGCACCCTCGGTTCCGGTCTGATGCTGCTGGCGCTGGCGCTGCATGCCGGCGACCTCGGCGTCATTACGCGCGCCGTGGCGGGTGTCATCTTTTTCGTGCTGACCGCCCCGGTTTCCGCGCACCTGCTCGCGACGGCGTCCTACAAGGTCGGCTATCGGCCGTGCGCCGCCACCCGGATCGACGCGCTCGCCGACTCCAAGATCCGCAGGGACGCAGAGGCCAAGTAA
- a CDS encoding Na+/H+ antiporter subunit C has product MEAGLSILIGLFFAVAVYLMLSRQLVRMLLGIAILGNAVNMLIFTSGRLTREVPPLIPNDLYVPATTTANPLPQALVLTAIVISFSFFAFLLVLAFRAYQELGTDDVNEMRVAEPEGEAGPPQGY; this is encoded by the coding sequence ATGGAAGCCGGCCTCTCGATCCTCATCGGCCTGTTCTTCGCCGTGGCCGTCTACCTGATGCTGTCCAGGCAGCTCGTGCGCATGTTGCTCGGCATCGCGATCCTCGGCAACGCGGTCAACATGCTGATCTTCACCAGCGGCAGGCTGACACGCGAAGTGCCGCCGCTGATCCCCAACGATCTCTACGTTCCGGCGACGACGACGGCGAATCCGCTGCCGCAGGCGCTGGTGCTGACCGCAATCGTGATTTCCTTCTCCTTCTTCGCGTTCCTCCTGGTGCTGGCGTTCCGCGCCTACCAGGAACTGGGCACGGACGACGTCAACGAGATGCGCGTCGCCGAGCCGGAAGGCGAAGCCGGACCACCTCAAGGGTACTGA
- the msrB gene encoding peptide-methionine (R)-S-oxide reductase MsrB, with the protein MSKPSAKVVKSDAEWRADLTPEQFYVTRRQGTERPFSGPYWDTFRKGRYDCVCCGAALFLSDTKFDAGCGWPSFFAAASPEAIVELDDFSHGMVRTEIRCAACDAHLGHVFPDGPPPTGLRYCLNGTAMRFTPEEPDAG; encoded by the coding sequence GTGAGCAAGCCGTCAGCGAAAGTCGTGAAGTCGGACGCCGAATGGCGTGCCGACCTCACGCCAGAACAGTTCTATGTCACCCGTCGCCAGGGCACCGAACGGCCGTTTTCCGGACCCTATTGGGACACCTTCCGAAAGGGCCGCTACGACTGCGTGTGCTGTGGCGCGGCGCTGTTCCTGTCCGACACCAAGTTCGACGCCGGTTGCGGCTGGCCGAGCTTCTTTGCGGCTGCATCGCCCGAGGCGATCGTCGAACTCGACGATTTCTCCCACGGCATGGTGCGCACCGAGATCCGCTGCGCTGCCTGCGACGCCCACCTCGGCCACGTGTTCCCCGATGGCCCGCCGCCGACCGGTCTGCGCTACTGCCTGAACGGCACGGCCATGCGCTTCACCCCCGAGGAGCCGGACGCCGGCTGA
- a CDS encoding DUF6456 domain-containing protein, with the protein MNGPAVGAEARLHRRVLKRLATGPLLWEAGGRAPCLRDPAASADAPALDLPAGLLERLRAAGLVAGEPGGTVLLTDDGRTHLRRLLSGREDLRAQQQAQAVELVPDPVGPGRVHALVNLAESPLAWLARRRDRSGAPLIDPAAVEAGERLRADYTFAGLMPALAGGWRTEVGPGRHCRAGGGAAGDLPDHVLAARDRVRAALDAAGPGLSGVLVDVCCLLKGLETVERERGWPARSAKVVLGLALGRLADHYGYASTARGRARIRPRRRRD; encoded by the coding sequence ATGAACGGACCGGCGGTCGGAGCCGAGGCCCGCCTGCATCGGCGCGTGTTGAAGCGGCTGGCGACGGGGCCGTTGTTGTGGGAGGCAGGCGGGCGGGCACCCTGCCTGCGCGATCCTGCCGCGTCGGCCGATGCACCTGCGCTGGATCTGCCGGCTGGATTGCTGGAACGTCTGCGCGCTGCCGGCCTGGTCGCCGGCGAGCCAGGTGGTACGGTGCTGTTGACCGACGACGGACGCACCCACCTGCGTCGCCTGTTGTCAGGGAGGGAAGACCTGCGTGCCCAGCAGCAGGCGCAGGCGGTCGAACTGGTGCCCGACCCGGTCGGGCCTGGGCGGGTGCATGCCCTGGTCAATCTCGCGGAAAGCCCGCTCGCCTGGCTGGCACGGCGGCGCGACCGCAGCGGTGCGCCGCTGATCGATCCGGCTGCCGTCGAGGCCGGCGAACGCCTGCGTGCCGACTATACCTTCGCCGGCTTGATGCCGGCGCTAGCCGGCGGCTGGCGTACGGAGGTGGGGCCGGGACGCCATTGCCGAGCAGGCGGCGGCGCGGCGGGGGACCTCCCGGACCACGTGCTGGCGGCGCGCGACCGCGTCCGCGCCGCGCTCGACGCCGCAGGACCGGGCCTCTCGGGCGTTCTGGTCGACGTCTGCTGCCTGCTCAAGGGGCTGGAGACCGTGGAACGGGAAAGAGGCTGGCCGGCGCGGTCGGCCAAGGTGGTGCTTGGCCTCGCCCTGGGACGCCTGGCCGACCATTACGGCTATGCCAGCACGGCGCGTGGCCGTGCGAGGATACGGCCGCGTCGCCGGCGCGATTGA
- a CDS encoding Na+/H+ antiporter subunit E, with amino-acid sequence MIGLFLVNILMALAWAAVSGSFSAVNLLFGFLLSTAVLYLIREQINTGGYFTRSGKVVSLAVMFVYELVLSAWRVARIVTRPKIVLQPGIIAYPLTVDRDFEITLLANLITLTPGTLSVDVSDDRKTLYVHCIDVPDPEGTIADIKNGFERKILEAFR; translated from the coding sequence ATGATCGGCCTGTTCCTCGTCAACATCCTGATGGCGCTCGCCTGGGCGGCGGTGTCGGGTTCCTTTTCCGCCGTGAACCTCCTGTTCGGTTTCCTGCTCAGCACGGCTGTGCTGTACCTGATCCGCGAACAGATCAACACCGGCGGCTATTTCACCCGCTCGGGAAAGGTCGTGAGCCTGGCGGTGATGTTCGTCTACGAACTGGTGCTGTCGGCCTGGCGCGTCGCTCGGATCGTGACGCGGCCGAAGATCGTGCTGCAGCCGGGTATCATTGCCTATCCGCTGACCGTCGACCGGGATTTCGAGATCACGCTGCTGGCCAATCTGATCACGCTGACTCCCGGCACGCTGTCGGTCGACGTTTCCGACGACCGCAAGACGCTCTATGTCCATTGCATCGACGTGCCCGATCCCGAGGGCACTATTGCCGACATCAAGAACGGCTTCGAACGCAAGATCCTGGAGGCTTTTCGATGA
- a CDS encoding MucR family transcriptional regulator, translating to MTDNPVDTNLIDLTAEIVSAYVSNNTVASTDLPALINDVYTALQRTSGAQAEPEPEPLKPAVPVKKSVMPDYIICLEDGKKFKSLKRHLRTHYDMTPEEYREKWDLPADYPMVAPNYAAARSELAKKMGLGQQRKRSK from the coding sequence ATGACTGACAATCCGGTAGACACGAACCTTATTGATCTTACGGCCGAAATCGTTTCTGCCTACGTGAGCAACAACACGGTTGCCTCGACGGACCTCCCGGCTCTGATCAATGATGTCTATACCGCCCTGCAGCGGACGTCCGGTGCCCAGGCGGAGCCGGAGCCGGAGCCTCTGAAGCCGGCGGTCCCGGTCAAGAAGTCGGTCATGCCCGACTACATCATCTGCCTGGAGGACGGCAAGAAGTTCAAGTCGCTGAAGCGGCACCTGCGCACGCACTACGACATGACGCCGGAAGAGTACCGCGAGAAGTGGGACCTGCCCGCCGATTATCCGATGGTCGCGCCGAACTATGCCGCCGCCCGGTCCGAACTGGCCAAGAAGATGGGCCTCGGTCAGCAGCGCAAGCGTTCCAAGTAA
- a CDS encoding cation:proton antiporter, protein MSPLDQFADGFLAICVQVSLALLCLSFVLIVIRTVRGPTLPDRVVALDMLVATGIGFIAAIGVLTDYYLYIDIAITLGLVGFLATVAFARFVLNRGTAGDETILAEVKDSIARKETDR, encoded by the coding sequence ATGAGCCCGCTCGACCAGTTCGCCGACGGTTTTCTGGCCATTTGCGTGCAGGTATCTCTGGCACTGCTCTGCCTGTCCTTCGTGCTGATCGTGATCCGCACGGTGCGCGGCCCGACCCTGCCTGACCGGGTTGTCGCGCTGGACATGCTGGTCGCGACCGGGATCGGCTTCATCGCGGCGATCGGCGTTCTGACGGACTATTATCTCTACATCGACATCGCCATCACACTCGGCCTGGTCGGCTTCCTGGCCACTGTCGCCTTCGCTCGCTTCGTGCTCAACCGCGGCACTGCGGGCGACGAGACGATCCTGGCCGAGGTGAAGGACAGCATAGCCCGCAAGGAGACCGACCGATGA
- a CDS encoding Na+/H+ antiporter subunit D: MAGSSVSVDLSQAMATAPMSAADWLVVAPSILTMVGGSLCLITRKNTQVQPRIGLVFLSLLVVSTVALLAHVLDKGVVTMVMGSWLPPFGIAFTVDALGATLAVIASIVALCAGIYGAATIDTSRRRYGFYPFLLLMMTGVCGAFLTGDVFNLYVWFEVLLISSYGLLVLGNDRSQLDGAVKYGILNLVATNLFLIATGLLYGKFGTLNMADIAIKVREIEMSGTVLSIAVLYLLAFAMKAAAFPVNFWLPSSYHTPRIVVSAVFAGLLTKVGVYALLRVLAMLMPAARVEMADLVALVAIATMLTGVFGALAQSDVRRLFGYLVISGIGSMLAGLAIGSTLALSGTIFYAVHSIIVMTALYMAAGVMGAMGGSFDLRRLGGLYGVSPAFAAVFLVLGLAVAGLPPFSGFWPKLMLVDAALAGGWTWLAVTILASGLLTSIAVGRVWIFAFWRGGPEGTVDGASIAAPKLAAELNSPGIWLPIGILTALVVLFGLLPEWMLEVSARGASGLVDPAGYLRSVFGGAL; this comes from the coding sequence ATGGCCGGTTCCTCCGTTTCCGTCGACCTTTCCCAGGCGATGGCGACCGCGCCGATGTCGGCCGCCGACTGGCTGGTCGTTGCGCCTTCGATCCTCACCATGGTCGGCGGCTCCCTGTGCCTGATCACCCGCAAGAACACGCAGGTACAGCCACGCATCGGCCTGGTCTTCCTCAGCCTGCTTGTCGTCAGCACCGTCGCGCTGCTGGCGCACGTGCTCGACAAGGGCGTCGTCACCATGGTGATGGGCAGCTGGCTGCCGCCATTCGGCATCGCCTTCACGGTCGACGCCCTCGGCGCCACGCTGGCTGTCATTGCCTCGATCGTCGCCCTGTGCGCCGGCATCTACGGCGCCGCGACGATCGACACCAGCCGTCGCCGCTATGGGTTCTATCCGTTCCTGCTGCTGATGATGACGGGTGTGTGCGGCGCCTTTCTGACGGGCGACGTCTTCAACCTGTACGTCTGGTTCGAGGTGCTGTTGATCTCGTCCTACGGCCTCTTGGTACTGGGCAACGACCGGTCCCAGCTCGACGGCGCGGTCAAATACGGCATTCTCAACCTGGTCGCCACCAACCTGTTCCTGATCGCGACCGGCTTGCTCTATGGCAAGTTCGGAACGCTCAACATGGCCGATATCGCGATCAAGGTGCGCGAGATCGAGATGAGTGGCACGGTGCTGTCGATTGCCGTGCTCTACCTGCTCGCCTTTGCCATGAAGGCAGCGGCCTTCCCGGTGAACTTCTGGCTGCCGTCTTCCTACCACACGCCGCGAATCGTGGTGTCGGCTGTGTTCGCCGGCCTGCTGACCAAGGTCGGTGTCTATGCGCTTCTGCGCGTGCTGGCGATGCTGATGCCTGCTGCCCGCGTCGAGATGGCCGACCTCGTGGCGCTTGTCGCTATTGCCACCATGTTGACCGGCGTCTTCGGCGCCCTGGCGCAGTCGGACGTCCGCCGCCTGTTCGGCTATCTGGTGATCTCGGGCATCGGTTCGATGCTCGCCGGTCTCGCCATTGGCTCGACCCTCGCCCTGTCCGGCACGATCTTCTATGCCGTCCATTCGATCATCGTCATGACCGCGCTCTACATGGCCGCCGGCGTTATGGGCGCCATGGGCGGATCGTTCGACCTGCGCCGGCTCGGTGGCCTCTACGGTGTCAGTCCGGCCTTCGCGGCCGTGTTCCTGGTGCTCGGCCTTGCCGTGGCCGGCCTGCCGCCGTTCTCCGGTTTCTGGCCCAAGCTGATGCTGGTCGATGCGGCGCTCGCGGGGGGGTGGACCTGGCTCGCGGTGACGATCCTCGCCAGCGGGCTGCTGACCTCGATCGCGGTCGGGCGGGTCTGGATATTCGCCTTCTGGCGCGGTGGGCCAGAGGGTACCGTTGACGGCGCCAGCATCGCTGCCCCGAAGCTAGCGGCCGAACTGAATTCTCCCGGCATTTGGCTGCCGATCGGCATCCTGACCGCGTTGGTAGTGTTGTTCGGCCTGCTGCCGGAATGGATGCTGGAGGTGTCGGCGCGCGGAGCAAGCGGTCTCGTCGACCCCGCCGGCTATTTGCGGTCCGTCTTCGGAGGCGCCCTATGA
- a CDS encoding AI-2E family transporter, whose product MLRILIVAACIVIVIAGLRAAVFWTVPLLLATFLAILLAPAFLRLRDFGLPTWLALTVTVAGLALAGAAIVALLQASLTDFAARLPDYQQTLRVQIADLMQSIEDNGFVLPEELLAPFTDRQTAMSLLGQIARTLSGLLTQAFMVLIFTAFMLAEAAGLNRKLDLLPEVSQESRLALRRNLQKVRRYLALKTVMSLLTGALVVVMLWLMGVENALFMGLLAFLLNYIPNVGSFLAAIPGVLLAFIQFGPGMALVAAIGYFVLNTAVSNGIEPRVLGDNLGLSPLAIIVSLVVWGWVLGPIGMLLAVPITMMLKAVLEAGPSTRIFALFLGAADVSHPRKD is encoded by the coding sequence ATGCTCCGCATCTTGATCGTCGCCGCATGCATCGTCATCGTCATCGCCGGACTGAGGGCGGCGGTGTTCTGGACCGTCCCGCTGCTGCTGGCGACCTTCCTGGCGATCCTGCTGGCGCCGGCGTTCCTGCGCCTGCGCGACTTCGGCCTGCCGACCTGGCTTGCGCTGACGGTGACGGTTGCCGGTCTGGCGCTCGCAGGGGCTGCGATCGTCGCCCTGCTGCAGGCGAGCCTCACGGACTTCGCAGCCCGGCTGCCCGACTACCAACAGACGCTGCGCGTCCAGATCGCCGACCTGATGCAGTCGATCGAGGACAACGGTTTTGTCCTGCCCGAGGAACTGCTGGCGCCGTTCACCGACCGGCAGACCGCCATGAGCCTGCTCGGCCAGATCGCCCGCACGCTGAGCGGTCTCCTGACGCAGGCCTTCATGGTGCTGATCTTCACCGCCTTCATGCTCGCCGAGGCCGCCGGGTTGAACCGCAAGCTCGACCTGCTCCCCGAGGTCTCGCAGGAAAGCCGCCTGGCGCTGCGCCGGAACCTGCAGAAGGTGCGCCGCTACCTGGCGCTAAAGACGGTGATGAGCCTGCTGACCGGTGCGCTCGTTGTCGTGATGCTCTGGCTGATGGGCGTCGAGAACGCGCTGTTCATGGGACTGCTGGCGTTCCTGCTCAACTACATTCCCAACGTCGGTTCCTTCCTGGCCGCGATCCCGGGCGTGCTGCTCGCCTTCATCCAGTTCGGTCCGGGCATGGCGCTGGTGGCGGCCATCGGCTATTTCGTCCTGAACACGGCGGTTTCAAACGGGATCGAGCCGCGTGTCCTCGGCGACAACCTCGGCCTATCGCCGCTGGCGATCATCGTCTCTCTGGTCGTCTGGGGCTGGGTTCTGGGCCCGATCGGCATGCTGCTCGCCGTGCCGATCACGATGATGCTCAAGGCCGTGCTCGAAGCCGGACCGTCGACCCGGATCTTCGCCCTGTTCCTCGGGGCGGCCGACGTTTCCCATCCTCGCAAGGACTGA
- a CDS encoding SufE family protein has protein sequence MTTPLDDILENFEFLDDWEDRYKYVIDLGKELPPFPEAERSEENRVRGCVSQVWLVKDVGRNDAGEPVIRYRGDSDALIVQGLVAIVLALFSGKTAREILATDVDAVFERIGLKDHLTPQRSNGLKSMVNRIRDDARIALEAA, from the coding sequence ATGACGACCCCTCTCGACGACATCCTGGAAAACTTCGAATTCCTCGATGACTGGGAAGACCGCTACAAGTATGTCATCGACCTCGGTAAGGAACTGCCGCCGTTTCCGGAAGCGGAACGCAGCGAAGAGAACCGGGTGCGCGGCTGCGTGTCACAGGTCTGGCTGGTCAAGGACGTCGGCCGCAACGACGCCGGCGAGCCGGTCATCCGCTACCGTGGCGACAGCGACGCGCTGATCGTGCAGGGTCTGGTCGCCATCGTTCTGGCGCTGTTTTCTGGCAAGACGGCCCGCGAGATCCTGGCCACCGACGTTGATGCGGTATTCGAGCGCATCGGCCTGAAGGACCACCTCACGCCACAGCGCTCGAACGGACTCAAGTCGATGGTCAACCGCATCCGCGACGACGCCCGGATCGCACTCGAGGCCGCCTGA